A portion of the uncultured Bacteroides sp. genome contains these proteins:
- a CDS encoding Maf-like protein: protein MLDNLNKYRILLASNSPRRKELLTGLGIDYEVKTLPDVDESFPAELKGEEIPLYIARKKAEAYREMLLMDSLVITADTIVWLEGEMLGKPFDEADAAAMLCKLSGKTHQVITGVCLTTADWQKTFSAISEVKFAPLTDDEIDFYVHRFRPLDKAGSYGVQEWIGFIGVESISGSYFNVMGLPIQRLYRELKKL, encoded by the coding sequence GTGTTAGATAATTTAAATAAATACCGCATTTTGCTGGCATCGAATTCTCCTCGTAGAAAAGAATTGCTCACCGGTCTTGGCATTGATTACGAAGTAAAAACGTTGCCCGATGTGGATGAATCTTTTCCTGCCGAATTGAAAGGAGAGGAGATTCCGCTCTACATCGCCCGAAAGAAGGCGGAAGCTTACAGAGAAATGCTCTTGATGGATTCATTGGTGATAACAGCAGATACCATCGTGTGGTTGGAAGGTGAAATGCTTGGTAAACCTTTCGATGAAGCCGATGCGGCAGCAATGCTTTGCAAACTTTCCGGGAAGACGCATCAGGTAATTACCGGCGTGTGTCTCACTACAGCCGATTGGCAAAAGACTTTCTCTGCTATATCCGAAGTAAAGTTTGCTCCCCTCACTGATGATGAAATAGACTTTTATGTGCATCGTTTTCGTCCGCTTGACAAGGCCGGCTCATACGGTGTGCAAGAGTGGATCGGTTTTATTGGAGTCGAAAGTATCTCGGGTAGTTACTTTAATGTCATGGGATTACCAATACAACGACTTTATCGGGAGTTGAAGAAGCTGTAA
- a CDS encoding nitroreductase family protein: protein MEDFSELIKNRRSMRKFTDEELTQEQVVALFKAALMSPTSKRSNSWQFIAVDEKEQLQQLAHCKEHGASFLGDAALAIVVTADPLASDVWIEDASIASIMIQFQAEDLGLGSCWIQVRERHTAAGMPSDEFVRGVLDIPLQLQVLSIIAIGHKGMERKPFDEEHLQWEKIHINKFGGQE, encoded by the coding sequence ATGGAAGATTTTAGCGAATTGATAAAGAATCGTCGCAGCATGCGCAAGTTTACCGACGAAGAACTGACGCAGGAACAGGTGGTTGCGTTATTCAAAGCGGCACTGATGTCTCCCACTTCAAAAAGGAGTAATTCGTGGCAGTTTATCGCAGTAGACGAGAAAGAACAACTCCAACAACTGGCACATTGCAAAGAACATGGCGCTTCTTTTCTGGGAGATGCAGCTCTGGCTATTGTGGTCACGGCCGATCCTTTGGCTAGCGATGTATGGATAGAAGATGCGTCGATTGCTTCTATCATGATTCAGTTTCAGGCAGAAGATTTAGGCTTGGGTAGTTGCTGGATACAGGTGCGCGAACGCCATACGGCTGCGGGCATGCCTTCGGATGAGTTTGTACGTGGCGTGCTCGATATTCCATTGCAGTTGCAAGTGCTCTCTATCATTGCCATCGGACATAAAGGGATGGAACGCAAACCCTTTGACGAAGAACATTTGCAATGGGAGAAAATACATATCAATAAGTTTGGAGGACAAGAATGA
- a CDS encoding F420-dependent NADP oxidoreductase, translating to MKRSIEDTPIVFIGAGNLATNLAKALYRKGFRIVQVYSRTKESARTLADAVEAEFTTDLGEVVTNAELYIVSLTDSAFIQLLPQIAAQKEGALLVHTAGSLPMDVWQGVTPRYGVLYPMQTFSKLQDTDFSQIPFFIEACSVEDADFLKKIASILSKKVYDSTSEQRRSLHLAAVFTCNFTNHMYALAAELLQKYHLPFDAMLPLIDETSRKVHTLQPKQAQTGPALRCDQNVIDSHLAMLADEPQMQEIYRLLSEDIYRLANED from the coding sequence ATGAAAAGAAGCATAGAAGATACTCCGATAGTCTTTATTGGTGCCGGAAACTTGGCTACAAATCTGGCAAAGGCACTTTATCGGAAAGGGTTTCGTATTGTCCAGGTGTATAGTCGCACGAAAGAGTCGGCACGGACATTGGCTGATGCGGTAGAGGCCGAATTTACCACAGATCTGGGTGAGGTGGTGACGAACGCTGAACTTTATATTGTTTCTCTCACCGATTCTGCTTTTATTCAGTTGCTGCCCCAAATTGCCGCCCAAAAGGAAGGGGCTTTGCTGGTACATACCGCAGGAAGCCTCCCGATGGATGTTTGGCAGGGTGTTACCCCCCGTTATGGAGTGCTTTACCCAATGCAAACTTTCAGTAAACTGCAAGATACTGATTTTAGCCAAATACCTTTCTTTATAGAAGCTTGTTCCGTAGAAGATGCTGATTTTCTTAAAAAGATAGCTTCCATACTCTCCAAAAAAGTGTATGATTCAACTTCCGAACAACGGCGTAGCCTACACTTGGCAGCTGTCTTTACTTGCAACTTCACTAACCACATGTATGCTCTGGCTGCAGAGTTGTTGCAGAAATACCACCTTCCGTTTGATGCCATGTTGCCGCTTATTGACGAAACATCTCGCAAGGTGCACACGCTGCAACCGAAGCAGGCACAGACGGGGCCGGCTTTGAGATGCGATCAGAATGTGATTGATAGTCATCTGGCCATGCTTGCCGATGAACCGCAGATGCAGGAGATCTATCGTCTGCTTAGCGAGGATATTTATCGGTTGGCAAACGAAGATTGA
- a CDS encoding metallophosphoesterase encodes MMKKDFNLNFLMYILRKFTVSLLFLSLFVACSDDDDSSGSVEPFSNGTNERNLIFVISDLHLGADLAYAECKENLASLELFLKEVGKSPNIKELVIAGDMLDEWFVPANVDTYNGKDQADFVQRIATANKGVISALNQIIEEEKIKVTYVPGNHDLTITAANVDKILPKIHQARDTQLGLGTYSPIPEIAIEHGHRYNFFCAPDPISNQDLAPGTIMPPGYFFTRIAVLHVVQKCTELGDVLPIVVPNSSGSESQNLLYTYWGGWAKTIKTYPIENKFDEKIIVTKMDGFTDNYSVNDVLPYQTIAGGTIAVKLYNGIQDTWQQRENINGVAVHIPTMDAIKNAGASTGTDVQAQAQYFSNPKSNVRIVVFGHSHVPLINSSTNHNGDKSIYANTGTWIDHNTLAPTKMNFVVITPQGTAGSTQTTVKLYNFENNVANIMNADSLKLQ; translated from the coding sequence ATGATGAAAAAAGACTTTAATCTAAACTTTCTAATGTACATACTCCGAAAATTTACTGTTTCATTACTCTTTCTGAGTTTGTTTGTAGCCTGTTCCGATGATGATGATTCTAGCGGTTCTGTAGAACCTTTTAGCAATGGCACTAATGAGAGGAATCTTATTTTTGTAATTAGCGATCTACATTTAGGCGCTGATCTTGCTTATGCTGAGTGTAAGGAGAATCTAGCTTCTCTTGAACTTTTTCTTAAAGAAGTCGGGAAATCACCCAATATCAAAGAGCTAGTTATTGCGGGTGATATGTTGGATGAATGGTTCGTTCCGGCCAATGTAGATACCTACAATGGAAAAGATCAGGCCGATTTTGTGCAGCGTATAGCCACTGCCAATAAAGGAGTAATCAGTGCTCTGAATCAAATTATCGAGGAAGAGAAGATTAAGGTCACTTACGTTCCGGGTAATCATGACCTCACTATAACTGCGGCGAATGTGGATAAGATTTTGCCGAAGATCCATCAGGCCCGTGATACACAATTGGGCTTAGGCACCTATTCGCCGATTCCGGAAATAGCCATTGAACATGGTCACCGTTATAATTTCTTTTGTGCTCCCGACCCAATATCTAATCAGGATCTGGCGCCGGGAACAATAATGCCTCCCGGATACTTCTTCACAAGAATAGCAGTTCTTCATGTTGTGCAGAAGTGCACTGAGTTGGGTGATGTATTGCCTATTGTTGTACCCAATAGTTCAGGTAGTGAGAGCCAAAACTTGTTGTACACTTATTGGGGAGGTTGGGCAAAGACAATAAAGACATATCCTATTGAAAATAAGTTTGATGAGAAAATCATTGTAACCAAAATGGATGGATTTACGGATAATTACTCTGTAAACGACGTGCTTCCTTACCAAACGATTGCCGGAGGAACGATTGCCGTGAAGCTTTACAATGGTATTCAAGATACTTGGCAACAGCGGGAGAACATAAACGGAGTTGCGGTACATATCCCTACAATGGACGCTATTAAAAATGCAGGAGCCTCTACCGGAACGGATGTTCAGGCACAAGCGCAATACTTTTCTAATCCAAAATCAAATGTGAGAATTGTTGTTTTTGGGCATAGTCATGTTCCTTTGATAAACTCTTCTACCAATCACAATGGTGATAAATCAATCTATGCAAACACTGGTACATGGATTGATCATAATACCTTAGCTCCAACGAAGATGAATTTTGTCGTTATTACTCCGCAGGGTACTGCCGGCTCTACTCAGACTACTGTGAAACTCTACAACTTTGAGAATAATGTTGCAAATATAATGAATGCAGATTCATTGAAGTTGCAATAG
- a CDS encoding DUF3836 domain-containing protein translates to MKATMFISKVIVLVTLFLSVCGLASAANSNDNERNFINNDVLKDGKVVSREVYELEKGSSALSPVKKFEYAYDETKQLKEKTTYKWNSSSVKWEKVSLLSISYTGTETIVEHALWMPGKKVFSPSDKFVYVTNVEDNMITQYSYKMNKRTKEWELQKSAKVSTLDNIFAKAE, encoded by the coding sequence ATGAAAGCAACAATGTTTATCAGTAAAGTGATTGTATTAGTAACCCTGTTTTTAAGTGTATGTGGACTAGCTTCAGCTGCCAATAGTAACGATAACGAAAGAAATTTCATCAACAACGATGTGTTGAAAGACGGAAAGGTAGTTTCTCGTGAGGTGTATGAGCTAGAAAAGGGATCATCAGCCTTATCTCCGGTTAAGAAGTTTGAATATGCCTATGACGAAACAAAGCAATTAAAAGAGAAAACGACTTATAAATGGAATTCCTCTAGCGTGAAATGGGAAAAAGTATCTCTACTTAGTATCAGCTACACCGGAACTGAAACAATTGTAGAACATGCATTATGGATGCCGGGTAAGAAAGTATTCTCTCCTTCCGATAAATTTGTATATGTAACCAATGTTGAGGACAATATGATTACCCAGTACAGCTACAAGATGAACAAACGTACCAAAGAATGGGAATTGCAAAAGAGTGCAAAAGTTTCTACTTTAGACAATATCTTTGCTAAAGCAGAATAA
- a CDS encoding HAD-IIIA family hydrolase: MSTINYDLTKIKALAFDVDGVLSSDVLSLHPSGEPMRTVNVKDGYALQLAVKEGFHVAIITGGRTEAVRKRFAGLGITDVYMGSCVKIHDYHDFRDKHGLTDEEILYMGDDVPDIEVMRACGLPCCPRDAAPEAKQVARYISHQDGGYGCGRDVIEQVLKAQGKWMTGDAFGW; encoded by the coding sequence ATGAGTACGATTAATTATGATTTGACTAAGATAAAAGCTCTTGCCTTCGATGTGGATGGCGTGCTGAGCTCAGATGTGCTGTCGCTACACCCGAGCGGAGAACCCATGCGCACGGTTAACGTGAAAGATGGTTATGCTCTGCAACTGGCAGTGAAAGAGGGATTTCATGTTGCCATCATTACCGGTGGCCGAACAGAGGCGGTGCGCAAACGGTTTGCCGGACTAGGTATTACGGATGTATACATGGGATCATGCGTTAAGATACACGATTACCACGACTTTCGAGACAAACATGGCTTGACGGATGAAGAGATTCTTTATATGGGTGATGATGTGCCCGATATAGAAGTGATGCGTGCGTGCGGACTGCCTTGTTGCCCTCGAGATGCCGCTCCGGAAGCAAAGCAGGTGGCACGCTATATTTCTCACCAAGATGGAGGATACGGTTGCGGCCGCGATGTGATAGAGCAAGTGCTAAAAGCGCAAGGTAAATGGATGACGGGTGATGCCTTTGGCTGGTAA